The stretch of DNA GCCAGGTCGGCACCGGCGTGCAGCAGGTCGCGACCGAGCGCCTGTTCACGCAGGGCAACCTGCAGCAGACCGGCAACTCGAAGGACGTGGCGATCAACGGCCAGGGCTTCTTCCAGGTGCAGATGCCCGACGGCACGACGCAATACACGCGCGACGGCTCGTTCCAGACCAACCAGCAGGGCCAGCTCGTCACGTCGAGCGGCTACCAGGTGATCCCGGCGATCACGGTGCCGGCGAACGCGCTGTCGCTGACGGTCGGCAGCGACGGCGTCGTCACGGTGACGACGCCCGGTTCGAGCAACAACACGACGATCGGCTCGCTGCAACTGGCGATGTTCATCAACCCGACCGGCCTGCAGTCGAACGGCGAGAACCTGTACTCGGAAACCGCGTCGTCCGGCGCGCCGACGATCACGACGCCGGGCCTGAACGGCTCCGGCACGCTGAATCAGGGTTACGTCGAGTCGTCGAACGTGAACGTCGTGCAGGAACTGGTGAACATGATCCAGACCCAGCGCGCGTACGAGATCAACAGCAAGGCGGTCACGACGTCCGACCAGATGCTGCAGACCCTGAGCCAGATGTCGGTGTGAAGCCGCTGTCGCAATCGAGCTAGTCCGTTGGTGAAACGCATGGCGCACTCCGTCCGTATCCATTCCCGCAAGCGCGTCCCGTCGCTCGCCGCCGTCGCGGCGGGCGCTGCGCTGGCCGTGCTCGCGGGCTGCGCGATGGTGCCGAAGCAGCCCATCACGCAGCAGCCGATGACGGCCGCGCCGCCGATGCCGCCCGTCAACTCGTCGCCCGGCGCGATCTTCAATCCGGGTTACGCGGGCCGTCCGCTGTTCGAGGACCAGCGTCCGCGCAACATCGGCGACATCCTGACGATCGTGATTGCGGAAAACATCAACGCGACGAAGTCGTCCGGCGCGAACACGAAGCGCGCCGGCTCGTCGTCGTTCTCGGTGCCGACCGCGGGTTTTCTGAGCGGCCTGTTCTCCCGCACGAACCTGAACGCCCAGGGCGCGAACCAGTTCGACGCGACCGGCGGCGCGAACGCGTCGAACACGTTCAACGGCGTGCTCACCGTGACCGTGACGAACGTGCTGCCGAACGGCAACCTCGTCGTGTCCGGCGAGAAGCAGATGCTGATCAACCAGGGCAACGAGTTCGTGCGCTTCTCCGGCGTCGTGAACCCGAACACCGTCGCCGGCGACAACTCCGTGGCGTCCACCGAAGTCGCCGACGCGAAAATCGAATACTCGGCGAAGGGCTACATCGACGAAGCGGAAACGATGGGCTGGCTGCAACGCTTTTTCCTGAACGTCGCGCCATGGTGAAGATCCGCTTCCACGGCCGCCGCCGTTCGTCGTTCAAGGACGCGCTCGTCGCGCTCGGCGCGGCGGTCAGCCTCGTGTTCGCGTGCGGCGTGCTGCTCGCGTATTCGGGCAGCGCGCGCGCGGAGCGCGTGAAGGACCTCGTGTCGTTCCAGGGCGTGCGCGACAACCCGCTGATCGGCTACGGCCTCGTGGTCGGCCTCGACGGCACCGGCGACCAGACCACCCAGGCGCCGTTCACGACGCAGACGCTCGCGAACATGCTCGCGAACCTCGGCATCTCGATCAACAACACGTCGGGCGCGAACGGCGGCGGCAGTTCGGCGCTGACGAACATGCAGCTGAAGAACGTCGCCGCGGT from Paraburkholderia caballeronis encodes:
- the flgG gene encoding flagellar basal-body rod protein FlgG, translating into MNRSLYIAATGMNAQQAQMDVISNNLANVSTNGFKGSRAVFEDLMYQTLRQPGANSTQETELPSGSQVGTGVQQVATERLFTQGNLQQTGNSKDVAINGQGFFQVQMPDGTTQYTRDGSFQTNQQGQLVTSSGYQVIPAITVPANALSLTVGSDGVVTVTTPGSSNNTTIGSLQLAMFINPTGLQSNGENLYSETASSGAPTITTPGLNGSGTLNQGYVESSNVNVVQELVNMIQTQRAYEINSKAVTTSDQMLQTLSQMSV
- the flgH gene encoding flagellar basal body L-ring protein FlgH, which translates into the protein MAHSVRIHSRKRVPSLAAVAAGAALAVLAGCAMVPKQPITQQPMTAAPPMPPVNSSPGAIFNPGYAGRPLFEDQRPRNIGDILTIVIAENINATKSSGANTKRAGSSSFSVPTAGFLSGLFSRTNLNAQGANQFDATGGANASNTFNGVLTVTVTNVLPNGNLVVSGEKQMLINQGNEFVRFSGVVNPNTVAGDNSVASTEVADAKIEYSAKGYIDEAETMGWLQRFFLNVAPW